The Leptospira sp. WS39.C2 genome contains a region encoding:
- a CDS encoding RNHCP domain-containing protein — protein sequence MSRNNDQKNFQKISKKKRFLEEDEEIHYPSVKKKSHRFRSDTDEFRCVECKQMVFPPGFGTDQRNHCPNCLTSLHLDNTPGDRAATCGSKMEAISIWVRKGEWVILHRCKGCGVIHANRIGPDDNEALLVSLAAQAMAKPSFRLFAESPVEDPPDLFG from the coding sequence ATGTCACGTAACAATGACCAAAAGAATTTCCAAAAAATTTCTAAGAAAAAGCGTTTTTTAGAGGAAGACGAGGAAATCCATTATCCTTCTGTCAAAAAAAAATCTCACCGCTTTCGTTCGGATACGGATGAGTTTCGGTGTGTGGAATGCAAACAGATGGTGTTCCCTCCAGGCTTTGGAACTGACCAAAGGAACCATTGCCCCAATTGCCTCACAAGCCTTCATTTGGATAATACTCCAGGTGACAGAGCTGCAACGTGTGGGAGTAAAATGGAAGCTATTTCGATCTGGGTGCGAAAAGGAGAATGGGTTATTTTACACCGTTGTAAAGGGTGTGGTGTGATCCATGCTAATCGAATTGGACCCGATGATAATGAAGCATTACTTGTGTCACTTGCTGCACAAGCCATGGCCAAACCAAGTTTTCGATTGTTTGCAGAAAGTCCGGTGGAAGATCCACCGGATTTGTTTGGTTAG
- a CDS encoding SPFH domain-containing protein, translating into MEFVYLGFWAIVAIYLIFKIFRCIRIIPAQDVLIVERLGKYSRSLRAGFHILIPFIDRDAYYHTLKEQSIDVQPQICITHDNVQVKVDGVIYLKIIDPVRASYGIEDFQFAAIQLAQTTMRSVIGTMELDKTIGEKDLINSTIVAAIDQASEPWGIKVNRYEILNIVPPKSVLDAMEKEKKAQIAKRSQVLLSEGERDARINRSLGFKEEAVNKSEGEKQRRINSAEGKATEIEALAVATAKGIEAIAGAISDQGGASAIKLQITKAFIQNFLHVAKESTEILIPADVMNLPTLIANLTESKKPKA; encoded by the coding sequence ATGGAATTTGTATATTTAGGCTTTTGGGCCATTGTTGCCATCTATTTGATTTTTAAAATCTTTCGTTGTATCCGCATCATCCCTGCGCAAGATGTTCTTATCGTAGAAAGGCTAGGAAAGTATTCTCGTTCGTTACGAGCTGGGTTTCATATCCTCATCCCTTTCATTGACAGAGATGCGTATTACCACACACTCAAAGAACAATCCATTGATGTACAACCTCAAATTTGTATCACACATGATAACGTACAAGTAAAAGTAGATGGAGTGATTTATTTAAAAATCATCGATCCAGTAAGGGCCTCTTATGGAATTGAAGACTTTCAGTTTGCAGCCATACAACTTGCACAAACCACAATGCGCTCTGTGATCGGAACGATGGAACTTGACAAAACAATTGGTGAAAAAGATTTAATTAATTCTACCATTGTTGCCGCAATTGACCAAGCTTCAGAACCTTGGGGGATCAAAGTGAATCGTTACGAGATCCTAAACATTGTTCCACCTAAGTCTGTGTTAGATGCGATGGAAAAAGAGAAAAAAGCACAAATTGCAAAACGTTCCCAAGTCCTATTATCAGAAGGAGAAAGAGACGCCCGTATCAACCGCTCCCTCGGATTTAAAGAGGAAGCAGTGAACAAATCGGAAGGGGAAAAACAAAGAAGGATTAACTCTGCTGAAGGTAAGGCAACGGAAATCGAAGCTTTGGCTGTCGCAACGGCTAAAGGTATCGAAGCGATTGCGGGAGCCATTTCCGACCAAGGTGGTGCTTCTGCAATCAAATTGCAAATCACCAAAGCCTTTATCCAAAACTTCTTACACGTAGCAAAAGAAAGCACGGAAATTCTCATCCCAGCAGATGTGATGAATTTACCAACTCTCATTGCGAACCTAACAGAATCCAAAAAACCAAAGGCATAA
- a CDS encoding SPFH domain-containing protein, whose translation MGASVIVVFLVVVYIIKKTIIIVPEQSVYIKERLGVLNGVLKSGFYFMIPFVDQIRYRQNLKEQTIDIDPQVCITKDNVSVEVDGVLYLKVIDGEKASYGIDNFMLATTQLAQTTLRSEIGKLIFDNLLSERDEINGRVVSNIDRATDPWGIKVTRYEIRNITPPKQILIEMENQMKSERERRAEITISQGEKESRVNHSVGERQESINISEGEKIRLVNEADGRAQEITLISNATAKGLQLISEAISKKGGKEAVSLQITQEYLDALGQILKTSKTTVVPETLANIGGVFEGLSKITTKIPQVGE comes from the coding sequence ATGGGCGCATCCGTCATCGTTGTTTTTTTGGTCGTTGTTTATATCATCAAAAAGACAATCATTATCGTACCAGAACAAAGTGTTTATATTAAAGAAAGATTAGGGGTTTTGAATGGAGTTTTGAAATCGGGATTTTATTTCATGATCCCGTTCGTAGACCAAATCCGTTATAGACAAAACCTAAAAGAACAAACCATCGATATTGATCCACAAGTTTGTATCACAAAAGACAACGTCTCAGTAGAGGTGGATGGAGTTTTGTATCTAAAAGTCATCGATGGAGAAAAAGCATCTTATGGGATTGATAACTTTATGTTAGCAACCACCCAACTTGCACAAACCACTTTACGATCTGAAATTGGTAAGTTAATTTTCGATAACCTTCTATCCGAACGTGATGAAATCAATGGCCGTGTGGTTTCAAACATTGACAGAGCTACTGACCCTTGGGGCATCAAAGTCACTCGTTACGAAATCCGAAACATCACTCCTCCAAAACAAATTTTGATTGAGATGGAAAACCAAATGAAATCGGAACGGGAACGCCGCGCTGAGATCACCATCTCCCAAGGAGAAAAAGAATCTCGTGTGAACCATTCTGTTGGGGAAAGACAAGAATCCATTAATATCTCTGAAGGAGAAAAAATCCGCTTGGTGAATGAAGCCGATGGTCGCGCACAAGAAATCACCCTGATTTCTAATGCCACTGCAAAAGGCCTCCAACTCATCTCCGAAGCCATCAGCAAAAAAGGGGGAAAGGAAGCGGTGAGTTTACAAATCACTCAAGAGTACTTGGACGCCCTTGGACAAATTTTAAAAACTTCCAAAACAACAGTGGTACCCGAAACCTTAGCCAATATCGGTGGGGTGTTTGAAGGGCTTTCCAAAATCACAACCAAAATCCCACAGGTAGGAGAATAA
- a CDS encoding NfeD family protein, translating into MDLIFANTAYLWILTGIILLFSEFLLPGTFVMFLGVGAIFTGILTRLFPMEFYTEVIVWVISSLVSILLGGSLVKKFFKSESSVDPFIQDDFLNQIVPVEIDVLVNRLGGKIRFQGTVWDAISKDNKILKGEYVRILSRENLTFTVEKVEP; encoded by the coding sequence TTGGATTTGATTTTCGCAAACACGGCCTACCTTTGGATTTTGACAGGTATCATTTTACTATTTTCAGAATTTCTTTTGCCTGGAACCTTTGTCATGTTTTTGGGTGTGGGTGCAATCTTTACAGGGATCTTAACTCGATTGTTCCCGATGGAATTTTATACTGAGGTCATCGTATGGGTGATTTCCAGTTTAGTATCCATTTTACTCGGTGGTTCCCTAGTTAAAAAATTTTTTAAATCAGAGTCTTCGGTCGATCCCTTTATTCAGGATGATTTCCTAAACCAAATTGTTCCCGTAGAAATCGATGTGCTGGTGAACCGTCTTGGTGGGAAAATTCGATTCCAAGGAACGGTATGGGATGCCATTTCCAAAGATAACAAAATATTGAAAGGTGAATATGTGCGAATTTTATCTCGAGAGAATTTGACATTCACAGTAGAAAAAGTGGAACCTTAA
- a CDS encoding heme-binding domain-containing protein, with protein sequence MKRIIYLLFSVFIFFQLFPVPRENPPVTSEISTPKEVKQILKRSCYDCHSNETIWPLYSYVFPVSYFVSKHVTEGREELNFSEFGQLTERKQRKKIYEVWEQADEGEMPPKDYQLLHPSSRLSEKDKEVLKNWADQFSEDSE encoded by the coding sequence GTGAAACGAATTATTTATCTTCTTTTCTCCGTTTTTATTTTTTTCCAATTGTTTCCTGTTCCCAGAGAAAATCCACCTGTGACATCCGAAATATCCACACCAAAAGAAGTGAAACAGATTCTGAAACGCAGTTGTTACGATTGCCACTCGAATGAAACGATTTGGCCTTTATATTCCTATGTATTTCCTGTTTCTTATTTTGTGTCTAAACATGTCACTGAGGGAAGGGAAGAATTAAATTTTTCTGAATTTGGCCAATTAACTGAAAGGAAACAAAGGAAAAAAATTTACGAAGTTTGGGAACAAGCAGACGAAGGGGAGATGCCACCAAAGGACTACCAATTGTTACATCCAAGTTCCCGTTTGTCTGAAAAAGACAAAGAAGTTTTAAAAAACTGGGCAGATCAGTTCAGTGAGGATTCAGAATGA
- the argH gene encoding argininosuccinate lyase — protein MKEKKLWGGRFDAAPSSLMIRIGESISFDKELYEHDIEGSISHSRMLKRIGILTESEQRKIETGLTQIKKEIDSGKFEFKIENEDIHMSIESRLTELLGDLGKKLHTGRSRNDQVSQDVRLYIKSEIHSILVMMIDLLNVWVKKAETHTKTIIPGYTHLQIAQPIRASHYFLSHFWANVRDFEDFFSAYERADELVLGSGALAGVNYQTDREFLRKDLNLGRMSENSMDAVSQRDHIFKFLFASSQFMIHASRFCEEIILYSSQEFSYFKLPDHLTTGSSIMPQKKNPDVAELIRGKAGRVVGNLTHLLVMLKGTPLSYNRDFQEDKIPLFDTVKQIKICAEGIRDMVEGIQIFPENAIRSLRNGFSTATDLADWLVSAKGIPFRSAHEIVGELVKHCSSKGYDLFTIPSGERGQIHAVLTDPGFEAAISLETSCDKKDVYGGTSLLRQKEQIKKAKAKLNELTKKIKTLELKGKK, from the coding sequence ATGAAAGAGAAAAAATTATGGGGTGGGCGTTTTGATGCCGCACCTTCTTCCCTTATGATACGCATTGGTGAATCCATTAGTTTTGATAAAGAACTTTATGAACATGATATAGAAGGGTCCATATCCCATTCTCGAATGTTGAAACGAATTGGGATCCTAACAGAATCCGAACAACGTAAAATAGAAACAGGACTAACCCAAATCAAAAAGGAAATTGATTCTGGGAAATTTGAATTTAAAATCGAAAACGAAGATATCCACATGTCGATAGAATCTCGCCTAACGGAGCTTCTTGGTGATTTAGGAAAAAAACTCCACACAGGACGCAGTCGAAATGACCAAGTGTCCCAAGATGTTCGTCTCTACATTAAATCGGAAATCCATTCCATTTTAGTTATGATGATTGATTTGCTTAATGTTTGGGTAAAAAAAGCAGAAACCCATACCAAAACAATCATCCCTGGTTATACTCATTTACAAATAGCCCAACCCATTCGTGCTTCGCATTATTTTTTGTCCCATTTTTGGGCGAATGTTCGAGACTTTGAAGACTTTTTTTCAGCTTATGAAAGGGCTGACGAACTTGTGTTAGGTTCAGGTGCACTCGCAGGTGTCAATTACCAAACAGATCGAGAGTTTTTAAGAAAGGATTTGAACCTTGGTAGGATGTCCGAAAATTCGATGGATGCTGTAAGCCAAAGGGATCATATTTTTAAATTTTTATTTGCCTCTTCACAGTTCATGATCCATGCTTCTCGATTTTGCGAAGAAATCATTTTATATTCATCCCAAGAATTCAGTTATTTTAAATTGCCAGACCACCTAACGACAGGTTCATCCATCATGCCTCAGAAAAAAAATCCAGATGTGGCTGAACTCATTCGTGGAAAAGCAGGTCGTGTAGTGGGTAACCTCACCCATTTACTTGTAATGTTAAAAGGTACACCACTTTCATACAATCGCGACTTCCAAGAAGATAAAATTCCACTCTTTGATACTGTAAAACAAATCAAAATTTGTGCTGAAGGCATAAGAGACATGGTGGAAGGGATTCAGATTTTCCCCGAAAATGCCATTAGAAGTCTTAGGAATGGATTTTCTACTGCAACCGACCTTGCGGATTGGCTTGTGAGTGCTAAAGGAATTCCCTTCCGTTCTGCCCATGAAATTGTCGGTGAACTAGTAAAACATTGTTCTAGCAAAGGTTATGATCTATTTACCATTCCAAGTGGGGAGAGAGGACAGATCCATGCTGTTCTCACAGATCCTGGGTTTGAAGCTGCTATTTCCCTTGAAACCTCTTGTGATAAAAAAGATGTCTATGGTGGGACATCTTTATTGCGCCAAAAAGAACAGATCAAAAAAGCCAAAGCCAAGTTAAACGAATTGACCAAAAAAATAAAAACTCTAGAATTAAAAGGTAAAAAATAA
- a CDS encoding peptidylprolyl isomerase, whose amino-acid sequence MNQFAKFHWKQLSLTLLLFSQTAFCSDQTFKKITYEPVTYSPTKVLVKRVDQTSVKLPEKPAIYALIQTTQGDLIIELYDEAAPKTVQNFIDLAQGEKDFKTEKGSERRPFYDGLKFHRVIENFMAQGGCPRGDGTGGPGFQFEDEINGKALGLDKRKIKDAPEFQAQLQRAVLSEFNIKSRQEFEDKRTEVEKAYQEAMELPVLEVLYRVGYRFNEVLPSKKATRGALAMANAGPNTNGSQFFINQVDTPHLDGLHTVFGFLITGYDVLDRIIEKGNLQTTIRKVLILDKRQ is encoded by the coding sequence ATGAATCAATTTGCAAAGTTCCATTGGAAACAACTTTCTCTTACACTTCTCCTCTTTAGCCAAACTGCTTTTTGTAGTGACCAAACTTTTAAAAAGATCACCTATGAACCAGTCACTTACTCGCCAACAAAAGTTTTAGTCAAACGAGTAGACCAAACGTCCGTTAAACTACCAGAAAAACCTGCGATTTATGCCCTTATCCAAACTACACAAGGTGACTTGATTATAGAACTTTATGACGAGGCAGCTCCCAAAACCGTTCAAAACTTTATCGATCTTGCCCAAGGAGAAAAGGATTTCAAAACAGAAAAAGGTTCCGAAAGACGGCCGTTCTACGATGGTTTAAAATTCCACCGAGTCATCGAAAATTTTATGGCCCAAGGTGGATGCCCAAGAGGTGATGGGACAGGTGGACCAGGGTTTCAATTTGAAGACGAAATCAATGGAAAAGCACTTGGTTTGGACAAACGCAAAATCAAAGATGCACCCGAATTCCAAGCCCAATTACAAAGGGCAGTCCTTTCTGAATTTAATATCAAATCTCGCCAAGAGTTTGAAGATAAAAGAACTGAGGTGGAAAAAGCATACCAAGAAGCTATGGAGCTACCTGTCCTTGAGGTTTTATACCGAGTTGGATATCGTTTCAACGAAGTATTACCAAGTAAAAAAGCTACCAGAGGAGCACTTGCCATGGCAAATGCTGGACCCAATACCAATGGATCACAATTTTTCATTAACCAAGTGGACACTCCTCATTTGGATGGGTTACATACCGTTTTTGGTTTTTTGATCACAGGGTATGATGTACTTGACCGAATCATCGAAAAAGGTAATTTACAAACAACCATTCGTAAGGTTCTCATTTTAGACAAACGACAATGA
- the fliM gene encoding flagellar motor switch protein FliM, whose protein sequence is MTEILSQDEIDALLNAISSGEVSEDEYSSVGEQKKVKIYDFKRPDKFSKDQIRTLQMMHETFARLATTGLSAQLRALVVVHVASVDQLTYEEFIRSIPNPTTLAVINMDPLRGSAILEIDPSISFTIIDRLFGGKGESSKVNRELSDIELSVMEGIIVRILGNLRESWSTVIDLRPRLGNIETNPQFAQVVPPNDMVVLITLETKVGEVEGMTNLCIPYITIEPIINKLSAQYWYSSIRKGEVDENRAVIQERLDQVKIPLISEVGSVDISLNDLMNLHVGDVIKLENTPIKSDLMVKVGDRSKFKATPGRVGNRLAIQIGDSIEDIPDELLGSTRSEQEY, encoded by the coding sequence ATGACAGAAATCCTTTCCCAAGATGAAATTGATGCCCTGTTAAATGCTATCTCCTCGGGTGAAGTCTCTGAGGATGAATACTCATCGGTTGGGGAACAAAAAAAAGTCAAAATTTACGACTTCAAAAGACCAGATAAATTTTCAAAAGACCAGATTCGTACCTTACAAATGATGCACGAAACATTTGCTCGTTTGGCAACCACTGGATTATCGGCACAGTTACGTGCCCTTGTTGTGGTGCACGTGGCATCGGTTGACCAGTTAACGTATGAAGAATTCATTCGATCGATTCCGAATCCTACGACACTCGCCGTCATCAATATGGACCCACTCCGTGGTTCAGCAATTTTAGAAATTGACCCTTCGATTTCATTCACTATCATTGATCGTCTTTTCGGTGGTAAGGGAGAATCTTCCAAAGTCAACAGAGAACTTTCTGATATTGAGTTATCTGTAATGGAAGGGATTATCGTACGGATCCTCGGTAACTTAAGGGAGTCGTGGTCAACGGTAATTGACCTTCGCCCAAGACTTGGTAACATCGAAACGAACCCGCAGTTTGCGCAAGTAGTTCCTCCCAATGACATGGTGGTATTAATTACCCTCGAGACAAAAGTGGGGGAAGTGGAAGGGATGACAAACCTTTGTATTCCTTACATTACGATTGAACCCATCATTAATAAACTTTCAGCTCAGTATTGGTATTCCTCGATTCGGAAAGGGGAAGTGGACGAAAACCGCGCCGTCATCCAAGAGCGACTCGACCAAGTCAAAATCCCTCTGATTTCAGAAGTCGGCAGTGTTGACATTTCATTAAATGACCTTATGAACCTCCATGTGGGTGATGTGATCAAACTCGAAAACACTCCGATCAAATCTGATTTGATGGTCAAGGTTGGGGATCGTAGTAAGTTTAAGGCTACACCGGGTCGTGTAGGGAACCGCCTTGCCATCCAAATTGGTGATAGTATTGAGGACATTCCAGATGAACTCCTTGGATCTACTAGATCGGAACAAGAATATTAA
- a CDS encoding alkaline phosphatase family protein: MYVRLVSSFGFLMVLCGSLSLEAKTLQKTLKNHAGKSTKIRQTIVLSIDGFPAYYWSNPKYRSYFPHLSELFQKYGVSEITTVNPSVTYPAHTSMVTGKDPAEHGIYNNTLSDPFEKNDGGWMWYAEDIQVPTLWNLAKENRKTTANVFWPVTVGADMDWNLPQYWRKKIPEDDKLLRVLSTKDLHKEAEMVVGSPLNDVSKDEVKLKTATWLFHKKKPDLLFVYTTDLDSNHHGFGPGSEKALVRLVELDKAIFSFLQSVGAFTPKGPAIVIVSDHGFHSADSVCAPNVILKQKGYINDEVGTYKLTFKSSGGTAILLPGGNVKVTPDEIQTIVSAILESCPGAEWISGTEVTSAKETKVGSTESLHLHDDVNLLQSKIHPSALGVLRTSEKLFFSGTRKGEVFSKSQNPIHGHGYWNGLPEMKTIGFVYDPRGKEHSFQSVKDVFGIIKDMLGLKEKKTKGPRVSTKP, translated from the coding sequence ATGTATGTTCGTTTGGTTTCATCCTTCGGGTTTTTGATGGTTCTTTGCGGTTCTCTATCCTTAGAGGCGAAAACCCTCCAAAAAACTTTGAAAAACCATGCTGGGAAATCTACAAAGATTCGCCAAACAATAGTTTTATCGATCGATGGGTTTCCTGCTTATTATTGGTCGAATCCCAAATACCGTTCTTATTTCCCTCACTTAAGCGAACTCTTTCAGAAATACGGCGTTTCAGAAATTACTACAGTCAATCCCTCTGTGACTTACCCAGCCCATACCTCGATGGTGACGGGAAAAGATCCCGCAGAACACGGAATTTATAACAATACCCTTTCCGATCCATTTGAGAAAAATGATGGGGGATGGATGTGGTATGCGGAAGACATCCAAGTTCCCACACTCTGGAATTTAGCAAAAGAAAATCGAAAAACTACTGCTAATGTATTTTGGCCCGTGACTGTGGGTGCCGATATGGATTGGAACCTTCCCCAGTATTGGAGGAAAAAAATCCCTGAGGATGATAAACTCCTTCGTGTTTTATCCACAAAAGATCTTCACAAAGAAGCAGAGATGGTCGTAGGATCTCCGTTAAACGATGTTTCGAAAGATGAAGTGAAGTTAAAAACGGCTACCTGGCTATTTCATAAGAAAAAACCTGATTTGTTATTTGTCTATACTACAGATTTGGATTCCAACCATCATGGTTTTGGTCCTGGTTCTGAAAAGGCTTTGGTTCGGTTGGTCGAACTAGACAAGGCCATCTTTTCTTTTTTACAATCGGTAGGAGCCTTTACTCCCAAAGGACCTGCTATCGTGATTGTTTCTGATCACGGTTTTCATTCGGCCGATTCTGTTTGTGCTCCTAATGTAATCCTCAAACAAAAGGGGTACATTAATGATGAGGTTGGCACTTACAAACTTACCTTTAAAAGTTCTGGTGGCACCGCCATCCTTTTGCCAGGCGGAAACGTAAAAGTAACTCCGGACGAGATCCAAACCATTGTTTCTGCAATTCTAGAGTCCTGTCCTGGTGCCGAGTGGATTTCAGGAACAGAGGTAACTTCTGCTAAGGAAACGAAAGTTGGATCAACGGAGAGTTTGCATCTGCATGATGATGTAAACCTCCTCCAATCGAAAATCCATCCCTCAGCCTTAGGTGTCCTTCGCACATCGGAGAAATTATTTTTTAGTGGGACAAGAAAGGGGGAGGTTTTTTCTAAATCACAAAATCCGATACATGGTCACGGGTATTGGAATGGCCTACCGGAAATGAAGACCATTGGGTTTGTCTACGATCCACGTGGAAAAGAACATTCCTTTCAATCGGTTAAAGATGTATTTGGAATCATAAAAGATATGTTAGGTTTAAAAGAAAAGAAAACCAAAGGGCCTCGTGTTTCCACAAAGCCCTAA
- a CDS encoding type 1 glutamine amidotransferase domain-containing protein — MKKVLFVLTSHGEKGNAGSTGYHLGEVSHPWKVLHDAGVEMDLVSPKGGEPPVDGFDLEDPTNKEFWNHPVYKEKRIHTKKPKEINPSDYSAIYFAGGHGTMWDFPDNTDLQDLTKTIYESGGIVGAVCHGPSALVNVKLSNGSKLIAGKRVNGFSNEEEEIVKLEGVVPFLLENKLIAAGGKYSKSAPWNSHVEVDEKLVTGQNPQSAKAVGEAILGLLKNT, encoded by the coding sequence ATGAAAAAAGTATTATTTGTATTAACAAGCCATGGGGAAAAAGGAAATGCTGGTTCCACCGGATACCATTTAGGTGAGGTTTCGCACCCTTGGAAGGTCTTACATGACGCTGGTGTGGAAATGGATTTGGTAAGTCCGAAGGGAGGAGAACCTCCCGTAGATGGATTTGACTTAGAAGATCCAACAAACAAAGAATTTTGGAACCATCCGGTTTATAAAGAAAAACGAATCCATACCAAAAAGCCAAAAGAAATCAATCCCAGTGATTACTCAGCGATCTACTTTGCTGGTGGGCATGGAACCATGTGGGACTTTCCAGATAATACAGACTTACAAGATCTTACCAAAACCATCTATGAATCAGGTGGGATTGTGGGAGCGGTCTGTCATGGACCTTCGGCTCTTGTGAATGTGAAATTATCCAATGGATCAAAACTCATCGCAGGAAAACGAGTGAATGGATTTTCCAATGAGGAAGAAGAAATTGTCAAACTGGAAGGAGTAGTTCCCTTTCTTTTGGAAAACAAACTGATTGCTGCGGGTGGAAAGTATTCCAAATCAGCACCTTGGAATTCTCATGTAGAAGTGGACGAAAAACTTGTTACAGGACAAAATCCACAATCCGCAAAAGCAGTGGGAGAAGCGATCCTTGGTTTATTAAAAAACACTTAG
- a CDS encoding LysR family transcriptional regulator has protein sequence MNPIELYQSFYCIYREKNLTKAGKILGLSQPALSLHLQSLERHRKEVLFLRTSRDLVPTEAAKRLYVKVAGPIEELERLEGQIHPVEKTKRLRIGSAKEWFQEKILPDLTKLEESFHVQYGYPRELLEALSNKEIDLVIANQKLNVPGISFEELYTEFFVFVASEKLSFETSFPFLGKTKPKVEGIREWMESQHWFVYSEDFAIVRRFWKVNFDSRPKLKQYTVLPNLHDIRTALELGRGVSVLPTYLLGKKTSLYTNERECISFQNQLYLAFRAGERLSLETQIQRLLDCV, from the coding sequence ATGAATCCCATCGAATTGTACCAAAGTTTCTACTGTATTTACCGAGAGAAAAATCTTACGAAGGCGGGAAAGATCCTGGGTTTATCACAACCGGCGCTGAGTTTGCATTTGCAGTCTTTGGAACGGCATAGAAAGGAAGTCCTTTTCCTACGGACATCTAGGGATTTGGTTCCTACTGAGGCCGCCAAACGTTTGTATGTGAAAGTGGCCGGTCCCATTGAAGAATTAGAACGATTGGAAGGACAAATCCATCCAGTCGAAAAAACAAAACGCCTGAGAATTGGTTCTGCTAAAGAATGGTTCCAAGAAAAAATTTTACCAGATTTAACAAAGTTGGAAGAGAGTTTTCATGTCCAATATGGTTATCCAAGGGAACTTTTGGAAGCATTATCAAATAAGGAAATTGATCTTGTTATCGCCAATCAAAAGTTAAATGTTCCAGGGATTAGCTTCGAAGAATTGTATACAGAATTTTTTGTTTTTGTGGCTTCTGAGAAGTTAAGCTTTGAGACTTCTTTTCCCTTCCTTGGGAAAACGAAACCCAAGGTTGAGGGGATTCGCGAGTGGATGGAATCACAACATTGGTTTGTTTATAGTGAAGACTTTGCTATTGTTAGAAGGTTTTGGAAGGTAAATTTTGATTCTCGTCCGAAACTGAAACAATACACAGTATTACCCAATCTTCATGATATAAGAACTGCCTTGGAACTCGGCCGAGGAGTATCCGTTCTTCCCACTTATTTATTGGGGAAAAAGACATCCTTATATACAAATGAGAGGGAATGTATTAGTTTCCAAAACCAATTGTATTTGGCATTCAGAGCAGGGGAGAGGTTGTCTTTGGAAACACAGATCCAAAGACTTCTGGATTGCGTTTAA
- a CDS encoding ferredoxin, with translation MRKAYVDKDNCTSCNQCADNLPKYFMMDEDDLSQTHLSGDAINDAMIPDEDEKKVQKEMDECPGECIHWKKH, from the coding sequence ATGAGAAAGGCTTATGTAGATAAAGACAATTGTACTTCTTGTAACCAATGCGCAGATAATTTACCCAAATACTTTATGATGGACGAAGATGATTTGTCACAAACTCATTTGAGCGGCGATGCAATCAATGATGCTATGATCCCAGATGAAGACGAAAAAAAAGTGCAAAAAGAAATGGATGAATGCCCAGGGGAATGTATCCACTGGAAAAAACACTAA
- a CDS encoding SemiSWEET transporter, translating to MENFIGYVAAFLTTVSFLPQVLRVVLTKQTRDISRNMYIMFFLGVVLWFVYGFLKSDFPIILANVVTLFFVTIILYYKLTEGKET from the coding sequence ATGGAAAACTTCATAGGTTATGTAGCTGCGTTTTTAACAACAGTTTCTTTTTTACCTCAAGTCCTTCGTGTTGTTTTGACAAAACAAACAAGAGATATCAGCCGAAACATGTACATTATGTTTTTTTTGGGTGTTGTTTTGTGGTTTGTATACGGGTTCTTAAAATCCGATTTTCCGATCATCCTTGCAAACGTAGTCACTTTATTTTTTGTAACCATCATTTTATATTATAAACTCACAGAAGGAAAAGAAACATGA
- the queF gene encoding preQ(1) synthase translates to MSEKKSESSYEDKQDHIPSWTTPPIEWFANVYAGREYNIEFTIPEFTAVCPKTGLPDFGTIYIEYIPREKCVELKSLKEYMMAFRNVGIFHENVVNKILEDFVKAVDPIFVKVIGDYNVRGGVKTVVKREYKA, encoded by the coding sequence ATGTCGGAAAAAAAATCAGAATCTTCTTACGAGGACAAACAAGACCATATCCCGTCTTGGACCACCCCCCCGATCGAATGGTTTGCCAATGTTTACGCTGGTCGAGAATACAATATCGAATTTACCATTCCAGAATTTACCGCCGTTTGTCCAAAAACTGGACTTCCTGATTTTGGGACAATTTACATAGAATACATCCCACGAGAGAAATGTGTGGAATTAAAATCCTTAAAAGAATATATGATGGCATTTCGAAATGTAGGAATTTTCCACGAAAATGTGGTCAATAAAATCCTAGAAGATTTTGTAAAGGCTGTCGACCCAATCTTTGTTAAAGTGATTGGGGATTATAATGTGCGCGGTGGGGTCAAAACAGTCGTAAAAAGAGAGTACAAAGCCTAA